A region of Malaciobacter marinus DNA encodes the following proteins:
- the ppk2 gene encoding polyphosphate kinase 2 — translation MNLSDFEKTNYSGLYVSKVAHPTFGKKYIARFQHERKRYVKVLGYTKKDNLTKKSALNLMQKFKDSIVIQEKKEKIEVKPNNDNICDNEKLEKLQEENKFLKSLLGDFETLDSEVIKDGVQKLYDAEELKQYQIELIKLQNYLENENKRMIILFEGRDASGKGGAIRRITRYMNNKHYRVVALGKPTETQKNQWFLQRYIEHFPTGGEIVLFDRSWYNRAMVEPIFGFCTEEEYEIFMEDVVNFEQDLVRQGMVLIKLYFSVSKDEQKRRFDRRINDPLRQWKFSEVDMQAQDLWTEFSDKKYEMLRRTNSRSAPWHIVRSDDKHKARLEAVKIILNSIDYDGRNYALDFQPNEKINISVQKELMQMRKSQNY, via the coding sequence ATGAACTTAAGTGATTTTGAGAAAACAAACTATAGTGGATTGTATGTATCAAAAGTTGCCCATCCGACTTTTGGAAAAAAGTATATTGCAAGATTCCAACATGAAAGAAAAAGATATGTTAAGGTTTTAGGATATACAAAAAAAGATAATCTTACAAAAAAAAGCGCTTTAAACTTGATGCAAAAGTTTAAAGATTCAATAGTTATACAAGAGAAAAAAGAAAAAATTGAAGTAAAACCAAATAATGATAATATTTGTGATAATGAAAAATTAGAAAAATTACAAGAAGAAAATAAATTTTTAAAATCATTATTAGGTGACTTTGAAACTTTAGATTCAGAAGTTATAAAAGATGGTGTTCAAAAACTATATGATGCAGAAGAGTTAAAACAGTATCAAATAGAGCTTATTAAGCTTCAAAATTATCTTGAAAATGAAAATAAAAGAATGATTATTTTATTTGAGGGTAGAGATGCATCTGGAAAAGGTGGTGCTATTAGACGAATTACAAGATATATGAATAACAAACATTATAGAGTTGTAGCTCTTGGTAAACCAACTGAAACACAAAAAAACCAATGGTTTTTGCAAAGATATATTGAACATTTTCCAACAGGTGGAGAAATAGTTTTATTTGATAGAAGTTGGTACAATAGAGCTATGGTTGAGCCAATCTTTGGATTTTGTACTGAAGAAGAGTATGAGATTTTTATGGAAGATGTTGTTAATTTTGAACAAGATTTAGTAAGACAAGGTATGGTTTTAATTAAACTTTATTTTTCTGTGTCAAAAGATGAGCAAAAAAGAAGATTTGATAGAAGAATAAATGATCCTTTAAGACAATGGAAATTTTCAGAAGTTGATATGCAAGCACAAGATTTATGGACTGAATTTTCTGACAAAAAATATGAGATGTTAAGAAGAACAAATTCAAGAAGTGCACCTTGGCATATTGTAAGAAGTGATGATAAACACAAAGCAAGATTGGAAGCTGTGAAAATTATTTTAAATTCTATTGATTATGATGGAAGAAACTATGCATTAGATTTTCAACCAAATGAGAAAATAAATATCTCTGTTCAAAAAGAGCTAATGCAAATGAGAAAATCTCAAAACTATTAA
- the ppk2 gene encoding polyphosphate kinase 2, with translation MGRDRSIINEEFKDQEEIDTNKDEKHKPNNFSRERKDMKKKGKKVQIWVKKETLEYEKELTTLQIELLKFQNYVKEKGLKVLMVFEGRDAAGKGGTIKRITEHLNPRGARVIALEKPSDIETTQWYFQRYTKHLPSAGEIVLFDRSWYNRAGVEPVMGFCTTAEHHEFLKEVPEFEQMLVKSGITLLKFYFSVSKKEQARRFKKREFDLLKQYKLSPVDKESQNLWDKYTVAKFSMLMASNTDMSPWTIIRSDNKKKARINCIKHILTQVKYPKKIDSKKIKVDPTIVIDGTREIELMEKENKFAKAE, from the coding sequence ATGGGAAGAGATAGAAGTATTATAAATGAAGAGTTCAAAGACCAAGAAGAAATAGATACAAATAAAGATGAGAAGCATAAACCAAATAACTTTTCAAGAGAAAGAAAAGATATGAAAAAGAAAGGGAAAAAAGTTCAAATTTGGGTTAAAAAAGAGACTTTAGAGTATGAAAAAGAGTTAACAACCTTACAGATTGAACTTTTGAAATTTCAAAACTATGTAAAAGAAAAAGGTCTAAAAGTTCTTATGGTTTTTGAAGGAAGAGATGCAGCTGGAAAAGGTGGTACTATTAAAAGAATCACTGAACATTTAAACCCAAGAGGTGCAAGAGTTATTGCTTTAGAAAAACCAAGTGATATTGAAACTACTCAATGGTATTTTCAAAGATATACAAAGCATCTTCCAAGTGCTGGAGAAATAGTTTTATTTGATAGAAGTTGGTATAACAGAGCAGGAGTTGAACCTGTAATGGGATTTTGTACTACAGCAGAACATCATGAGTTTTTAAAAGAAGTTCCAGAGTTTGAACAAATGCTTGTAAAATCTGGGATTACTCTTTTGAAATTTTATTTTTCAGTTTCAAAAAAAGAACAAGCAAGAAGATTTAAAAAAAGAGAATTTGATCTTTTAAAACAGTATAAATTATCTCCTGTAGATAAAGAGTCACAAAACTTATGGGATAAATACACTGTTGCTAAATTTTCAATGCTTATGGCTTCAAATACGGATATGTCACCATGGACAATAATAAGAAGTGATAATAAGAAAAAAGCGAGAATCAATTGTATTAAACATATTTTAACGCAAGTAAAATATCCTAAGAAGATTGATTCAAAAAAAATAAAAGTAGATCCAACTATAGTAATTGATGGAACTAGAGAAATAGAATTAATGGAAAAAGAAAATAAATTTGCAAAGGCTGAATAA
- the nspC gene encoding carboxynorspermidine decarboxylase, translating to MMKTVNNINELPSPSFVCEEALLEKNLKLLSHVQKEADVTILLALKGFALQSTFELCGKYLQGCCASGLHEAILASKEFKKEVHTYSPAYKEEEIEQIVSLSNHIVFNSFNQLKQFKEKALGKASIGLRVNPEYSSVEVDLYNPCGAYSRLGITKKNFLEDKLDGVDGLHFHALCEQNVDALQGALKNFEEKFGKYLSSMKWVNFGGGHHITREDYDVKGLIDLLKDFKQRYPHLKVYLEPGEAVGWQTGYLVATVLDIVENGMKIAILDTSAEAHMPDTLAMPYRPDIRNSGLANEKKYRYRLGGNTCLAGDIIGDYSFDKPLKMGDKIVLEDMIHYTMVKTTTFNGIKLPSIVIKKDNSCYQIVKNFGYNNYEARL from the coding sequence ATGATGAAAACAGTTAATAACATAAATGAATTACCAAGTCCAAGTTTTGTTTGTGAAGAAGCTTTATTAGAAAAAAACTTAAAGCTTCTTTCTCATGTACAAAAAGAAGCTGATGTTACTATTCTTTTGGCTTTAAAAGGATTTGCTTTACAATCTACTTTTGAACTATGTGGAAAGTATTTGCAAGGTTGTTGTGCATCAGGACTTCATGAAGCTATATTGGCATCAAAAGAGTTTAAAAAAGAAGTGCATACATATTCTCCTGCTTATAAAGAAGAAGAAATTGAGCAGATTGTATCTTTATCAAATCATATAGTATTTAACTCTTTTAACCAATTAAAACAGTTTAAAGAAAAAGCTTTGGGTAAAGCTTCTATTGGTCTTAGGGTAAATCCAGAATATTCATCTGTTGAAGTTGATTTATATAATCCTTGTGGTGCTTATTCAAGATTAGGAATTACAAAGAAGAACTTTTTAGAAGATAAATTAGATGGTGTAGATGGATTACACTTTCATGCTTTGTGTGAACAAAATGTAGATGCTTTACAAGGAGCTTTGAAGAATTTTGAAGAAAAATTTGGCAAGTATTTATCTTCTATGAAGTGGGTGAATTTTGGTGGAGGACATCATATTACAAGAGAAGATTATGATGTTAAAGGACTTATTGATTTACTTAAAGATTTTAAGCAAAGATACCCTCATTTGAAAGTTTATTTAGAGCCAGGAGAAGCAGTAGGTTGGCAAACAGGGTACCTAGTGGCAACTGTTTTAGATATCGTAGAAAATGGAATGAAAATTGCTATTTTGGATACCTCTGCTGAAGCACATATGCCAGATACTTTAGCTATGCCATATAGACCTGATATAAGAAATAGTGGTTTAGCAAATGAAAAAAAATATAGATATAGATTAGGTGGGAATACTTGTTTAGCTGGTGATATTATAGGAGATTACTCTTTTGATAAGCCTCTAAAAATGGGGGATAAAATAGTTTTAGAAGATATGATACATTATACTATGGTTAAAACAACGACATTCAATGGAATTAAGTTACCATCAATTGTTATAAAAAAAGACAATAGTTGTTACCAAATTGTAAAAAATTTTGGATATAATAATTATGAGGCAAGATTATAA
- the rd gene encoding rubredoxin, translating into MQKYICTVCDYVYDPELGDPDGGIEPGTSFEDIPDDWQCPDCGVTKEDFEAIENDENS; encoded by the coding sequence ATGCAAAAATATATCTGTACAGTTTGTGATTATGTTTATGATCCAGAACTTGGGGATCCAGATGGTGGGATTGAGCCTGGAACATCTTTTGAAGATATTCCAGATGATTGGCAATGTCCTGACTGTGGAGTAACAAAAGAGGACTTTGAAGCAATTGAAAATGATGAAAACAGTTAA
- a CDS encoding saccharopine dehydrogenase family protein — protein sequence MDKKGILIIGAGGVSRVATVKCAMNIDTFEKITLASRTVSKCEDIAKDIKQRVGVDIDTASIDADNVPELIKLIEKVNPKIVLNVALPYQDLTIMDACTKAGVDYVDTANYEHPDEAKFEYKEQWGRDEQFKKADVMALLGSGFDPGVTGVFCAYAQQNLFDEIHYIDIMDCNAGDHGYAFATNFNPEINLREVSANGRYWEDGKWIETKPLEIRVDHDYPEVGIKPSYLLYHEELESLSKNIKGLKRIRFFMTFGDSYIAHMNCLKNVGMLGIEPVMHKGVEITPIEFLTTLLPDPASLGPRTVGKTNIGCIIEGLKDGVKKRVYIYNICDHQECYKETGAQAVSYTTGVPAMIGTKMLYKGIWKSKGVFNIEEFEAKPFMDELMTQGLPWKILELPVD from the coding sequence ATGGATAAAAAAGGTATTTTAATCATTGGTGCTGGTGGAGTAAGTAGAGTTGCCACGGTAAAGTGTGCTATGAATATTGATACATTTGAAAAGATAACTTTAGCTTCAAGAACAGTTTCAAAATGTGAAGATATCGCTAAAGATATTAAACAAAGAGTTGGAGTTGATATTGATACTGCATCTATTGATGCTGATAATGTTCCTGAGCTAATAAAACTTATTGAAAAAGTAAATCCTAAGATTGTATTAAATGTAGCCTTACCTTATCAAGACTTAACTATTATGGATGCTTGTACAAAAGCAGGTGTTGATTATGTTGATACTGCGAATTATGAACATCCAGATGAGGCCAAATTTGAGTATAAAGAGCAATGGGGAAGAGATGAACAGTTTAAAAAAGCTGATGTTATGGCTTTATTAGGAAGTGGTTTTGATCCAGGTGTTACAGGTGTATTTTGTGCATATGCTCAACAAAATCTTTTTGATGAGATTCATTATATAGATATTATGGATTGTAATGCAGGTGATCATGGATATGCTTTTGCTACAAATTTTAATCCTGAGATAAATCTAAGAGAAGTATCTGCAAATGGAAGATATTGGGAAGATGGTAAATGGATTGAAACAAAACCTTTAGAAATAAGAGTTGACCATGATTATCCAGAAGTTGGAATTAAGCCCTCATATCTTTTATATCATGAAGAGTTAGAGTCTTTATCTAAAAATATTAAAGGTTTAAAAAGAATTAGATTTTTTATGACATTTGGAGATTCATATATAGCTCATATGAATTGTTTAAAAAATGTAGGTATGTTAGGAATTGAACCAGTTATGCATAAAGGTGTAGAGATTACTCCAATTGAATTTTTAACTACACTATTACCAGACCCTGCAAGTTTAGGTCCTAGAACAGTTGGTAAAACAAATATTGGATGTATTATTGAAGGTCTTAAAGATGGAGTAAAAAAGAGAGTTTATATTTATAATATATGCGACCATCAAGAGTGTTATAAAGAAACAGGAGCACAAGCTGTAAGTTATACTACTGGAGTACCTGCTATGATTGGAACAAAAATGTTATACAAAGGTATATGGAAATCAAAAGGCGTATTTAATATTGAAGAGTTTGAAGCAAAACCTTTTATGGATGAATTGATGACTCAAGGTCTTCCTTGGAAAATATTAGAATTACCTGTAGATTAG
- a CDS encoding CHASE2 domain-containing protein, producing the protein MNYFKIVKNSIFSFLFVSGIVFLLDNKLNLLEIIHSATLRNIYNSIDKETKNKVYNNNSDSLALLITNEFYEKEFNSTSPLNKEKLYNLIKNITKQKPKTIIIDFSISPNSLQQTKNEIKLYEYLKEISKDINIVLPFAFFSNLNLKNQEKWIKDICKSNIKLAIPFITSEIGLVLKYNNFQNHISRVAYTQNSSICKSLKTKSISEVLTNNKKLFTNQKEIPVNYSKITHSTIYLNSMSEIKRYDLSNKTVFLGGGYGFTDIYKTPYSERFGVEILNAIYYSITHPIEYANLLNTSIIDILNGLLFGFFISFILRKKSIAKTQNMNTIYNLSLIIILFLFIIISLSISSIFFHKFFVWINPVPIILGMFIDLVINSEKKDFNDSFKTAWFAYFLRSCFIILGLYSFF; encoded by the coding sequence ATGAATTATTTTAAAATAGTTAAAAATTCTATTTTCTCATTTCTTTTTGTAAGTGGTATCGTATTTTTATTAGACAATAAATTAAATTTATTAGAGATAATTCACTCTGCGACACTAAGAAACATTTATAATTCAATTGATAAAGAGACTAAAAATAAAGTTTATAACAATAATTCTGATTCTCTTGCATTATTAATTACAAATGAGTTTTATGAAAAAGAGTTTAATTCAACTTCCCCTTTAAATAAAGAAAAACTATACAATTTAATAAAAAATATTACAAAACAAAAACCTAAAACAATTATTATTGACTTTAGTATTTCTCCAAATAGTTTACAACAAACAAAAAATGAAATTAAATTATATGAATATTTAAAAGAAATTTCAAAAGATATTAATATAGTTTTACCTTTTGCATTTTTTTCAAACTTAAATCTAAAAAATCAAGAAAAATGGATTAAAGATATTTGTAAAAGCAATATCAAACTAGCAATTCCTTTTATTACTTCTGAAATAGGACTTGTTTTAAAATACAATAATTTTCAAAACCATATTTCACGTGTTGCATATACACAAAATAGTAGTATATGTAAATCTTTAAAAACAAAATCAATTAGTGAAGTTTTAACTAATAATAAAAAGCTTTTTACAAATCAAAAAGAGATACCTGTAAACTATTCTAAAATAACACATAGCACTATTTACTTAAATAGTATGTCTGAAATAAAAAGATATGACTTATCTAATAAAACAGTATTCTTAGGTGGAGGATATGGGTTTACAGATATATATAAAACACCATATAGTGAAAGATTTGGTGTAGAGATTTTAAATGCCATTTATTACTCAATAACTCATCCTATTGAATATGCAAACCTTTTAAATACAAGTATAATTGATATACTAAATGGTTTATTATTTGGTTTTTTTATATCTTTTATTTTAAGAAAAAAATCTATTGCAAAAACTCAAAATATGAATACTATTTATAACCTATCATTAATTATCATACTCTTTTTATTTATAATTATCTCTTTATCTATTTCAAGTATTTTTTTCCATAAATTTTTTGTATGGATTAATCCTGTACCAATTATTCTTGGTATGTTTATAGATTTAGTAATAAATTCTGAGAAAAAAGATTTTAATGATAGTTTTAAAACAGCTTGGTTTGCTTATTTTCTTAGAAGTTGTTTTATTATTTTAGGATTATATTCATTTTTTTAA
- a CDS encoding M48 family metalloprotease, whose translation MIKKLGFTILLANSLFAFDFADITSAVTDVAQKSIKALAEPGQTTNVDKQCKIMFESYEVNYKSAISIATSHTISNSSTISSYLSKDSDFSKDELQQNIKELTKDLAKNSFWIPIEVEKFYGQLAFNERRKSAEIIEETNRNIRYKRLFKKVNSFLNQYKKSNKDMNFPFDLKVAITTEKNVAEALPFGHLIISQNLIESNNYKTILAHELSHISKRHAAKELQYKLIKSYSSIEDIVKFIKNINDEDYVQNADLSNAMLLVRGFFNYYSNEQELEADACGLKTMVKINKNNKRKYANELIQNINKLSVKTTKIDDILGDSHPSKEIRVKNIKELERTL comes from the coding sequence ATGATTAAAAAACTTGGCTTTACTATTTTATTAGCAAATTCATTATTTGCTTTTGATTTTGCAGATATTACATCTGCTGTGACAGACGTAGCACAAAAAAGCATTAAAGCATTGGCAGAACCTGGGCAAACAACTAATGTAGATAAACAATGTAAAATAATGTTTGAATCGTATGAAGTAAATTATAAATCAGCTATATCTATAGCTACTTCACATACAATTTCAAATAGTAGTACAATTTCTTCTTATTTAAGTAAAGACTCTGATTTTTCAAAAGATGAACTTCAACAAAATATAAAAGAACTTACAAAAGATCTAGCAAAAAATTCATTTTGGATTCCAATAGAAGTTGAAAAGTTCTATGGTCAATTGGCTTTTAATGAAAGAAGAAAAAGTGCAGAAATTATTGAAGAAACAAATAGAAATATTAGATACAAAAGATTATTTAAAAAAGTAAATTCTTTTTTAAATCAATATAAAAAAAGCAATAAAGACATGAATTTTCCTTTTGATTTAAAAGTAGCAATTACAACTGAAAAAAATGTTGCTGAAGCCTTGCCTTTTGGTCATCTAATTATTAGTCAAAATTTAATTGAAAGCAATAATTATAAAACAATTTTAGCTCATGAGTTATCACATATATCTAAAAGACATGCAGCAAAAGAGTTACAATATAAATTAATTAAATCATATTCATCAATTGAAGATATAGTAAAGTTTATAAAAAATATAAATGACGAAGATTATGTACAAAATGCAGATTTATCAAATGCCATGCTTTTAGTAAGAGGCTTCTTTAATTACTATTCAAATGAACAAGAACTTGAAGCAGATGCATGCGGATTAAAAACAATGGTAAAAATAAATAAAAATAACAAAAGAAAATATGCAAATGAATTAATTCAAAATATCAATAAACTATCTGTAAAAACTACAAAAATTGATGATATTTTAGGAGATTCACATCCTTCTAAAGAAATAAGAGTAAAAAATATCAAAGAACTAGAAAGAACTTTATAA
- a CDS encoding coproporphyrinogen III oxidase family protein, translating to MVNNIKEIFSIFTAKAVVKNTFASCINITSTLKNESKYSSIDSQKKYLLYIHVPFCDNLCPFCTFHKFKHNFEDSNRYFKILREELKVLKRKNVKVDSVYVGGGTPLINEKQLRITIKLVKKLFDVEDISCETDPNHIDVNTVYKLKGLIKRLSIGVQSFDDEILKQLSRYKRFGSSSEIKEKISKIAGILPITNIDLIFNIPSQTQDILRDDLQSAKDLGIEQITTYPLMSSDLNSGFLKSKKINTNEQKFYNIIKEELKDYTKNNMWSFSKNLVDLSDEYVSTHDEYIGVGSGAFSYLDGKLFINAFDLKEYEENIITRKDALMAKSEFENINKIEYAMLSTLFGGKLNIKEFNKLYNVDLEKLLRKELYLVKKLDVIRIEEGIIYPTQFGEYLLVIMMASFYSGMDKVRSMFRR from the coding sequence ATGGTAAATAATATAAAAGAGATTTTTTCTATCTTCACTGCTAAAGCAGTAGTGAAAAATACTTTTGCATCTTGCATTAATATAACATCAACTTTAAAAAATGAATCAAAATATTCAAGTATTGACAGCCAAAAAAAATATTTACTATATATTCACGTACCCTTTTGTGATAATTTATGTCCTTTTTGTACTTTTCATAAGTTTAAACATAACTTTGAAGACTCTAATAGATACTTTAAAATTTTAAGAGAAGAGCTAAAAGTTTTAAAAAGAAAAAATGTAAAAGTTGATTCAGTGTATGTAGGTGGAGGAACACCTCTTATAAATGAAAAACAATTAAGAATAACTATAAAACTTGTAAAAAAATTATTTGATGTAGAGGATATATCATGTGAGACTGATCCAAATCATATAGATGTAAACACAGTATATAAATTAAAAGGTCTAATAAAAAGATTATCTATTGGAGTTCAAAGTTTTGATGATGAGATATTAAAACAATTAAGTAGATATAAAAGATTTGGAAGTAGTTCTGAAATTAAAGAGAAAATATCTAAAATTGCTGGGATTTTACCTATAACAAATATTGATTTGATATTTAATATTCCAAGTCAAACCCAAGATATTTTAAGAGATGATTTACAAAGTGCAAAAGATTTAGGTATAGAGCAAATAACAACATATCCTTTAATGAGTTCAGATTTAAATTCAGGTTTTTTAAAAAGTAAAAAAATAAATACAAATGAACAAAAATTTTACAATATAATAAAAGAAGAACTAAAAGATTATACTAAAAATAATATGTGGTCATTTTCTAAAAATCTAGTAGATTTAAGTGATGAATATGTATCAACACATGATGAATATATTGGTGTGGGAAGTGGAGCATTTAGTTATCTTGATGGAAAACTTTTTATAAATGCCTTTGATTTAAAAGAGTATGAAGAAAATATTATTACAAGAAAAGATGCTCTTATGGCAAAAAGTGAATTTGAAAATATAAATAAAATTGAGTATGCAATGCTAAGCACACTTTTTGGTGGAAAATTAAATATAAAAGAGTTTAATAAACTTTATAATGTAGATTTGGAAAAACTACTTAGAAAAGAGTTATATTTAGTAAAAAAATTAGATGTAATAAGAATAGAAGAGGGCATAATATATCCAACACAGTTTGGTGAGTATTTACTTGTGATAATGATGGCAAGTTTTTATAGTGGCATGGATAAAGTAAGATCTATGTTTAGAAGATAA
- a CDS encoding methyl-accepting chemotaxis protein, with product MLNNISTRKKLMFFPTLFIINIIISGIIFSHFNGKVNHDVKVQISTEEFIQDLLKGRISVYQFLRISNEQRAQKVRDDFNNLDENVKDLRSKLLDQNNIDLTNEILKLSSKYIEDFNNFSKEKIQSYKSGLTSESKEATRLVLAMRESATVLEKKLDEINKKAIELKEEASNTLTTVLLVLAIISSIIFILFSIALSSLIVNTLNHFKDGLLSFFSFLNRESKDVKPLEAKGRDEFAQMANLVNENIIKINEGLKKDNEAVEDALKIVEKAKLGYLDVQLTTQANNPQLLQLSEALNSMLRNIKRNTDSISTVLKEFSNYKFTSKVDSSGVEGDMKEFIENVNFLTDEISGLLKDSLIIGLTLDEASDKLITNVDVLNTSSNEAAASLEETAAALEEITSTIVNNSENVAKMSKYAQELGNSAKTGQSLANKTTKSMEEINEQVSSINEAITVIDQIAFQTNILSLNAAVEAATAGEAGKGFAVVAAEVRNLANRSAEAAKSIKEIVENATSKANEGKGISSEMIKGYDVLLENIENSTQMISEIAAASKEQESGITQINDAVTQLDQQTQKNASIATQTHDIAIQTDTIAKEIVSDAGAKEFLGKEQAKVKKIDVPHEEEPKAKYDKKEEYEDKPIENKKSYSYEKKPKQAQTFTSNSNDKDDEWESF from the coding sequence ATGCTAAATAATATTTCTACTAGAAAAAAACTTATGTTTTTTCCAACTTTATTTATTATCAATATAATAATATCTGGAATAATCTTTTCTCATTTTAATGGAAAAGTAAATCATGATGTAAAAGTTCAAATTAGTACGGAAGAATTTATTCAAGATCTTTTAAAGGGTCGAATCTCAGTTTATCAATTTTTAAGAATTTCAAATGAACAAAGAGCACAAAAAGTAAGAGATGATTTTAATAACTTAGATGAAAACGTGAAAGATCTTCGATCAAAATTACTTGATCAAAATAATATTGATTTAACAAATGAGATTTTGAAGTTATCTTCTAAATATATTGAAGATTTCAATAATTTTTCAAAAGAGAAGATACAGTCTTATAAATCTGGTCTAACTAGTGAGAGTAAAGAAGCTACAAGATTAGTTTTAGCTATGAGAGAATCTGCTACTGTTTTAGAAAAAAAATTAGATGAAATAAATAAAAAAGCAATTGAATTAAAAGAAGAAGCAAGTAATACTTTGACAACTGTATTATTGGTTTTAGCAATAATATCATCAATTATCTTTATTCTATTTTCTATTGCTTTATCATCTTTGATAGTTAATACTTTAAACCATTTTAAAGATGGATTATTATCTTTCTTCTCATTTTTAAATAGAGAATCAAAAGATGTAAAACCTTTAGAGGCAAAAGGTCGTGATGAGTTTGCTCAAATGGCAAATCTTGTAAATGAAAATATTATTAAGATAAATGAAGGTCTTAAGAAAGATAATGAAGCAGTTGAAGATGCTTTAAAAATAGTAGAAAAAGCAAAACTTGGATATTTAGATGTACAATTAACAACACAAGCAAATAATCCTCAACTATTACAATTAAGTGAAGCTTTAAATTCAATGCTTAGAAATATCAAAAGAAATACTGATTCAATTTCAACAGTGTTAAAAGAGTTTAGTAATTATAAGTTTACAAGTAAAGTAGATAGTAGTGGTGTTGAAGGAGATATGAAAGAGTTTATAGAGAATGTAAACTTCTTAACAGATGAGATATCAGGATTGTTAAAAGATTCATTAATCATAGGATTAACACTAGATGAAGCATCAGATAAATTAATAACAAATGTAGATGTATTAAATACAAGTTCAAATGAAGCAGCAGCAAGTCTAGAAGAGACAGCAGCAGCATTAGAAGAGATAACAAGTACAATAGTAAATAACTCAGAGAATGTAGCAAAAATGAGTAAGTATGCACAAGAGTTAGGAAACTCAGCAAAAACAGGGCAAAGTTTAGCAAATAAAACAACAAAATCAATGGAAGAGATAAATGAACAAGTAAGTTCAATAAATGAAGCAATCACAGTAATAGATCAAATAGCATTCCAAACAAATATACTTTCACTTAATGCAGCAGTAGAAGCAGCAACAGCAGGAGAAGCAGGGAAAGGCTTTGCAGTAGTAGCAGCAGAAGTGAGAAACTTAGCAAATAGAAGTGCAGAGGCAGCTAAATCAATAAAAGAGATAGTAGAGAATGCAACAAGTAAAGCAAATGAAGGGAAAGGTATCAGTAGTGAGATGATAAAAGGCTATGATGTCTTACTAGAGAATATTGAGAATTCAACACAAATGATAAGTGAGATAGCAGCAGCAAGTAAAGAGCAAGAATCAGGGATTACACAAATCAATGATGCTGTAACACAATTAGATCAACAAACACAAAAGAATGCATCAATAGCAACACAAACACATGATATTGCAATACAAACAGATACAATAGCAAAAGAGATAGTAAGTGATGCTGGAGCAAAAGAGTTTTTAGGAAAAGAACAAGCAAAAGTAAAAAAGATAGATGTTCCACATGAAGAAGAGCCAAAAGCTAAATATGATAAAAAAGAGGAGTATGAAGATAAACCAATAGAAAATAAAAAATCATACTCTTATGAAAAAAAACCTAAACAAGCTCAAACTTTTACTTCAAATAGCAATGACAAAGATGATGAGTGGGAGAGCTTTTAA